CGGGACCTGGCCAAGGAGCTGGAGCTGCGGCCCAGCGCGCTCTACGCGCACTTCCCCTCCAAGGAGCACGTGCTCGCGGAGCTGGTGCGGCTGGGGCACGAGGCGCACCACGAGGGCTTGCGCACGGCGCTGCTTGGCGCGGGGGCGAAGCCGGTGGAGCAGCTCCGGGCCCTGGTCCGGGCGCACACGCAGCTGCACGCGACCCACCCGCAGCTGGCCGTGGTGGTGAATGACGAAATCCATGCGCTGCCGCCGGAGCTGGCGGCGCCGTCGCTGGCGTTGCGGGAGCAGTCGGCGGCGCTGCTGATGGCGGTCATCGAGCGGGGGCGCGCGCAGGGCGTGTTCTCCGTGCCGAACGCGGGCGTCGTCGCCGCGGCCATCTCCGCCATGGGGCTGCGGCTGCCCTACTGGTTCGAACCCACGCCCGCGCTCGACGTGGACTCGCTGGCGGACCTGCACGCGGAGCTGGCGCTGCGGATGCTGGGGGCGAAGGCCGGGAAGTGAGGAGGGGAGGTGGCGCGGCGTCGGGCGGCGGACGTGTCACCCACGATATCCTGGAGTGCCTGCCTTGCCCGTTCGTAAGGTTTACGCATGGCGGGACCTCCGAAGGAAATCCGAACGAAGTTCGCGGGCATCGGGCTGGACACGGAAAAGTGGGGTGACTTCGAGAAGAAGCTCGCCCGGTTGCAGGAGCCGACCCTGCAGGAGATCTCGAAGTACCTCCAGGAGATCTTCGAGTCGTGCGAGGACCGCCCCGCGGTGGACCGGACGTTCTGGCTGGTGGAGCGGCTCACGCACCGGTCGCGCCGGAGCCTCACCCGGCTCACGACGCTGGAGACCCTCGCGCTGCGGCTGTCCGCCGTCTCCGAACACCTGCTGGCAGGCACCTCGGACTCGGTGATGCAGAAGGCCTACCAGGGCCTCCGCTCCGACTTCGACAAACTCCATCAGGGATACAAGGGGATGAAGGGCGACTTCCTGGGCCGGCTCAAGGCGAAGGAAAAGAGCTCGAAGCCGGTGTCATTCGAGAAGCGCGTGGACCAGAAGGTGGGCCGCGTCGCTGAGCAGGCCAGGAAGCCGAACCGGTACACGAAGCTGGAGGATGTGGACATGCATGGGGTGCGTGTCCTTCCCGGGAAGCAGGCATCCTGGATGGAGGCACTCGTCCAGCTCACGGTCCTGCGCAAACGCATGCAGGGGGCCGAGCTGAAGAGGGTCGCGCACCACACGACGGCGGAGAAGTGGTCCCACATCCTCACCGAGGTCATCCTCGGCGACACGCCCACGGGCGTCTTCATCCACAACTCCAAGAAGAGCAATGGCGAGGGCGCTACGCGCGTCATCTCCTTCGTGGATGAGTCCGGCGACATCCTCCGCCCGGACATCCAGTCCACGGAGGACCTCGATGCCCTGAGGATCATCGACCTCTCCTACCCCGAGCTCTACGAGTTGCTGGAAGAGGTGGAGTATCGCTTCTGCGATGACAGCGCGACGCTGGCCAAGGTCATGTGCGCGCTGGTGGGGATTGGTCCTGAGGACTCCAAGCCGCGGAGCTTCTTCCCGGAGGTGCTTCGCTACGGGCCGAAGATCAAGGCCTTCGGACAGAAGCGGAAGGTCGTGGAGGGGACTGCACGCGTCACCGCGGAGGTCGTGCTGGTGTCCTTCCTGTCCGTGCTCTTCCTGACCGAGCCCCGGCATTCACTTCCCATCTGGGTCTCCAACGCGGACGCACTCCAATGCATCGCACAGGCACGGCTCACCTTCTATGACATGCTCCAGCCGAGCCTGACCTTCGCCGCGGACGTCCGTACGGTGCTGCGCGTGGACTTGCGGTCCGACACGGATGACATCTCGATTGGTGCGCTGCTGGCCTCCGCGAATACCGCCAAATACACCTTGAGTCCCGACGAGGAGCACACTCGCAAGCTCAAGGAATTGGTCATGCCGGCGTGTGAGCTGTACTTCAAACACGGCAATGTGCGGGGCCTGAAGGTCGTGACCGATTCCATGAGCAAGCAGCTCTTCGAAGCGGACGAGCCCAGCGACGAGGAGGAGGACGACATGTTCGACCGCTCCGCGACGAAGAAGCGCGAGGTGCCGGACTCGGTGTGGTTCGTCGAGTACCTGGACGGGCTGGGCATGGAGGCGCTCGAGAAGGCCCCGCAGAAGGACCCCGATAAGATGGCGCTCACCCACCAGCTCGACACGACCCAGAAGCGCAAGCTCACCTTCGTGGCGCCCGTGGCGAAGATGCTGGTGCTGAGGGAGATCCTCGACGCATGACCGGGACGGGTTGGCGCATGGGTTGCTAAATGTCGCCATGCCGGCCGGGCAGGGTGCCCGGCCGTGGCTCCGTGGCCGCGATGCTCCCCGACTCTCCCATTCCGCATGCGGCATCCGGCCCACGGCGCGGCTGGCGGGCCACCGCCGTCCTTACGCTGCTGTGCCTGCCCTTGTCGGTGTCCACGCCGGTGTCGCCGCCGCCCCGTCTGGTCCTCTGGGCCTGGGAGCGGCCGGAGGACCTGCGCTTCCTGGAGGGCCGGGCGGTGGACGTCGCCTTCCTGCTGGCGACGCTCGACCTCACGGACGAGGACGTCCATGTGCTGCCCCGCCGGCAGCCGCTCCGGGTTCCTCCGGGCACGGCGTTGAAGGCCACCGTGCGGTTGCAGGTGCTTCCGGGGAGCTCGCTCGCGCGCTTCGGCCCGGACCGGCTGGAGTCGTTGGCTGGGAGTCTGGCGGCGCTCGTGCGCCGCCGCCCTGACGTGACGGCGCTGCAGCTGGACTTCGATGCCCGTGCATCGGAGTACGACGCCTACGTCGACCTGCTCCAGCGGCTGCGCGCGCGCCTGCCTCCGGGGATGCCGCTGTCCATCACGGGGCTCGCGTCGTGGTGTGTGACCGGCAGCTGGATTGCGCGCGCACCCGTGGATGAGGTGGTGCCGCAGCTCTTCCGCATGGGCCCGGACGCGCCGGTCTGGCGTGCCCGGTTCTCGCGCGGCCTGCCTCGCCCGTGCGCGGGCAGCGTGGGCCTGGCCCTGGACGAGTGGCAGCCCGTGCCTCCCGGCGTTTCGACCCTCTATCTCTTCAACCCCCGGCCGTGGACGCTTGATGCGTTCGCTCGCGCCGTGGCGGAGACCCGACCATGAAGAACGCAAGAACAGTCCTGGGGCTCGTGGGCCTCGCGGTCCTGCTGCCTCCTGTCATCGCCGATGCCTGTGGACCCGACTTCGGGCCCGAGCCCCGCTTCTACGTCGTCGACAATCCCGACCAGCCCTTCAGCCACTACGCGGCCGGGCGCCTGGGCATCCTCCGCCGGACCTTCGATGCGCCGTACCTCGCCTTCGCCTTTCGCTCGATGATGGGCATCCCCACCACGGCGGATGAGCAGAAGCACCTGGTGGCGGGGTGGACGGACGCGGAGTCCCGCTACGGGCCCGACCCGAGCTGGGCCCGCGATCAATGGACCGCCGTCCGGCAGGAGGTCGCAGCCTTCAAGGACCTGCCGCAGGTGGACGTCAACCAGATGGTGTACGCCTCCAACGACGCCTACATCCACGGCGATGCCTTCCTGCATGCCGCGGCCACGGCTCGTGCGCTCGCGAAGGAATGGAAGCAGCGTCCGGTCCTGCTGAAGGAGTGGGGCGGCAACCAGGACGCCGTCTTCAGCAAGGGCTGCACCCTGGCGGACCCGGCGCCGGGCATCGAGGAGTCGCTGACGCCTCGGGAGAAGGCGCGCAGGCAGGCCGAGCGCGACTACCAGGCCGCGGCCATGCACCTGTACTGCGGGAAGTTCACCGAGGCGGCGGAGGCCTTCCAGAAGATCGCCAGCACCGCGGACTCTCCCTACCGGACGCTCGCCGCGTACCTCGTGGCGCGCGTCCGCGTGCGCGAGGCGCTGTTCTCCCAGCCGGACGACTACTACGAGGCGCGCAAGCTGGACGAGGACTCGCTCGCGCGCTTCACCCGGGCGGAGGAGGCGATCCAGAAGGTGCTCGCGGATCCGAAGCTGCGCGAGGTGCACGGGCCCGCGCGGCGGCTGCTGTCCCTTGTGCGTTTGCGCCTGTCGCGGGACACCTGGCGGTGCGAGCTGTTCTCGCGGGTGCTGGAGAAGGGGACGGGCTCCGGGCTGGAGTCGGAGCTGGCCGGCCTCTCACTGGGGTTCGACGCGGAGGGCAACGCCGTCACCTGCCCGGGGCTGAAGCCTCGCGCGGCGGAGCTCGCCGAGTGGCTCCGGCTCATGACGGCCCCCGCCCCCGAGGAGCCCGGTGCCCCGGAGGCGCCATGGCCCGCGAAGACCTATGCAACCGCCGTGGCCCGCTGGAAGAAGAGCGCGCACCAGCCCTGGCTCGTGCTCGCGCTGCTGTCAGCCCG
This DNA window, taken from Corallococcus coralloides DSM 2259, encodes the following:
- a CDS encoding TetR/AcrR family transcriptional regulator — its product is MASSSPSRLRARKAVLPASAPADGTRRRILETALQLFASRGFHDASIRDLAKELELRPSALYAHFPSKEHVLAELVRLGHEAHHEGLRTALLGAGAKPVEQLRALVRAHTQLHATHPQLAVVVNDEIHALPPELAAPSLALREQSAALLMAVIERGRAQGVFSVPNAGVVAAAISAMGLRLPYWFEPTPALDVDSLADLHAELALRMLGAKAGK
- a CDS encoding DUF3142 domain-containing protein, which produces MLPDSPIPHAASGPRRGWRATAVLTLLCLPLSVSTPVSPPPRLVLWAWERPEDLRFLEGRAVDVAFLLATLDLTDEDVHVLPRRQPLRVPPGTALKATVRLQVLPGSSLARFGPDRLESLAGSLAALVRRRPDVTALQLDFDARASEYDAYVDLLQRLRARLPPGMPLSITGLASWCVTGSWIARAPVDEVVPQLFRMGPDAPVWRARFSRGLPRPCAGSVGLALDEWQPVPPGVSTLYLFNPRPWTLDAFARAVAETRP